The Vicia villosa cultivar HV-30 ecotype Madison, WI unplaced genomic scaffold, Vvil1.0 ctg.000205F_1_1, whole genome shotgun sequence nucleotide sequence ttctgtaccaattgcgtcagtactatttatgtgcaaataaatctcaaataaacagcgtgtgtgaaatgataaacagtaattggcgtttgcgtaagaataaattcaacagcgaaccaaaataccgtataagaaaaattctgaaaaccgagtattcataaaatcaggatatttatgaaataaaattcaagattatatgaaactctcaatttttagacagaagtctgttgcctactttctgaaaaaagatgcgggcaaattttggggtataacaacgtGCATGCAACCTGTTAAATATGCACAAAATGAAAGCAGATACAAATATACCGAAAAAATATGTTTTGCCGAACCTTCAAATTTCAGGATAGGCCAATAATTCATACTCCATATTTCTTTATGGTGATGCATTAAAATGGCCAAACGTTGTATATTAAAGAAAgccaataaataatatttaatatattataagttATAACCATTGGATATCTTGGCTAGTTGGTACAGGGACTAACATTAATCTTTGGCTAGATAACTGAAGTGAAAAACTTTTTTTATAGTTAattagttgatagttgataaaaGATAGTTTTAAAGAATTGTTAAAAACCTTCTTGGTGTGAATTATAAGATGAAGAGGAGTGACACGTCTTTTTCGGATGCGTTTTTACTTTTCAAAGTTAGCGGGCAGCATGTTTGTCATCTATAATCGAACCTCATATACATACAGTTCAGGATGCTAAGTCCCTTATTTTTTACGTTTGTAGCCGTGAGGACCGTAGGGATGCGAGTAGATTTTATGTTTTGCTTGAGGTTCTTTGGAGAAGTAGGAATAATGTGGTTGAACAAGATGCTCGAGAAGATGCTATAAGAATTGGTTTACAAGCCTATCACAATTGGTATGATTGGTTTTTAGCTAGAGAGGAGCATAATGTGTGCGCTACTAATAATAATTCAGATGTTTGGATTCCTCCTATGATTAATTAGGTGAAGTGCAATGTTGATGCAGATTTTAATAATGTTTGTGGTACTACTAATAGAGGGTGGTGCTTTAGGGGTCCCTTGGGGAGATTCATCAGAGTAGGTGTTTCTTGAGATGTGGGTCTTTTTTCTGTCTATGAAGTTGAAGCCATTGCTTCTGCCATGTGCTATTTGGTTATTTTCCAaattgatagctgacatgctgtcgatcttcatggtaattacTCCACGATCTTCTGCTAAAATCTCTTCGACCAGAGttaccatccatgttgcttgacatgcacaaagggAAGTAGTTATGAACTCTGCTTCACACGACAATAGTGTCACTACTGGTTTCTTTCTCAAACTCCAAGAAATCAGTGctccacctagcataaacacataaccagctgtagattttcgatcctcagcatcactacaccaacatGAATTGGTGTAACCCACTAAATTGAATTTTCCCCTCATCATTTGCAAGAAACAAAATGTCATAGTCaagagttcctttcagatacctcaataCACATGATTTGTCTATAAACTACTACATAtgaaaatgaacaaatgcaacacaacacaacacaGCATAACAACAACCTACTAACTAGTTCTTTCAATTCATTCAAGCATTATGGCTTATGCTAAGCTctctcttttgcctcttttcttgCTTGCCACATTATGTATGTCTTCTATCTTTACTATTTTATGTATACATTATTGCCATGTGTTTCTATTatgtatatattaatattaatattaactttGAAATCACCATTTGTAGTGATGTTTTCAATGAAGAAGGTAGAAGCAGATCTTTGTGAGAAATTTGCTTGTTCCAGATCTGACCCGACGTGTGGTGATGGTTGTCATTGTGTACTTTCTAAGGGTGCGGAGGGTGGTAGGTGCATAAAAAAGAAGCATGTTGCTAAGATGGTGGAAGAACATCCAGACTTATGTGAGTCTCATGCAGACTGCACAAGAAAGGGAAGTGGAAGCTTCTGTGCTTATTATCCAAAACTGGATCTTAAGTATGGCTGGTGTTTTGACTCTAACTCTGATGCTGAAGCCTCGTTCAAGAATTTTCCTAGCTCTGAATTCTTGAAGAAGCCGTCAGAAGTTTCCACTTAATATGTATAAGAAAAACCATGCATGCATGATCTGATGATCTCTCTACTTAAATAAAGTTGCTATGTATGTCTTTATTTCCAACTAAGTTTGGATTTCTTAGACACTTAGGTTTCAAAAATAATGCATGCATGTGTGTGGGTATGTACTTGTTAATTATCTATGTTTTAATTTTGTAAGTTATGGAATCtattgaatgactctattttttcCTAAATCCTTTAACGAGTAATGGAGCTTGATTTGTATATCTTCAAAAGCATGTGGAATTTGTAACTGATACACGCTCTTGTTTCATGGTTAACACATGTCATATTGAATGGTAAATGAAACCAATTTTGTTTGCTGAGTTtggagtttttttatttttattttacaaacAAAATTGTATTCAACAATGAGTACTAAGGTACTCAAACCTGAAACAACAAAGAGATACAACAAAAAGCATCAAAGAAATTCCAGAGGGTATTTACACCACTCGTAATAATTACAATTCAACTGAGTGGTGTAGCATCTCCCATCCACATTTAACCAATCAACCACTAAGTGTCAAATTCGGTGCGAAATCCTGCAGTTCCACATGATATATGATCAACATCTTCGGCCAACTCCTTACATAAAGCACATAACTTGTCATCCTCATTAAAAATTATTCCTCTCCTTGCAAGTTGAATTCGAGTTGGTAATCGATCGTGTAACAATCGCCAAGCAAACATCTTAACCTTTTGTGGAACTTTAGCCTTCCAAACCATCTTCAATGCTTTGATCGTTTCCGCATTAATTGAACTCTCCTGCTGTCCCTATAACAATCTGTCATAAAAAAATTTCACAGAGAAATTGTTGCCTTCTCCAAATGGCCACACCAGGACGTCTTCTTTGAGGCGGATCCGATGCACTTCTAAAAGTAAATATGCCAATTCCCTCGCTTCAGCCATTAAAACAGGATTGTTCACACCCAAATTCCAATCAATCTTCCAGCGCCATCTATTTCCAATCCAATATCCATTATTCGCAACAGAAGAAAACATGCAAGAAACTATACTATACAAATTTGAGAAGAGATTTAATAATGTTGAATTTCCAATCCATTTTGAGTTCCGAAATGGAATCGTTGTTCCATCGCCCAGCCGCCATGATGCCATTTGTATGAACCCATGATTACAATCAGACCCATTAATTGACATTAGGTCTCGCCACCAAAGAGATTTTTTGGCCTTTGATCCTACTTCAACCTCACTCCAAATGTTGTATCCAAATTCGCCATACCGCTGCCGCATTAAATTCGCCCTGATTGCGTCTCGGTCAACACATAATCTCCTAAGCCATTTGCATGGCAATGCATGATTGAAAGAAGCCGCGTCTTTGATTCCCAATCCTCTCTCCACCCTAGATCTACACACATATTTCCAATTCTGCCACGCTATGCCACATTTTTCAACAGAACCTTCCATAGGAAATTTCTTTGGATGCAAgtaatttcataaattatttgTGCCGAcactttgaaaaaagaaaaataataaacaggtaaattagaaagaaaaaaattaatcaatGTCACACGTCCCCCCATTGAAAGCAATCTACCCTTCCATGTTGATAGTTTAGCTTTCAAATTATTGACAATTGGTTTCCAAAAATTCAACCTTCTATGATTCTCACCGACCACAATTCTAAGAAATTTAAAAGGTATTCAGTCAATCCTGCAAGAGAGAAATTGTGCAGCTGCTAACAGAAAATATTCCTCTGTTCCTATACCATATATTTTGCATTTGCACATATTAATCTGTAAACCATATACAATTTTGAACCCACGCAATATTGCCTTCAATGACCACAAGTTATTCCAAGTTCCTTCCCCCACTATTATCGTGTCATCCGCAAACTACAATAAGCTGAAAGGTTCCTCCTCTTTCACCTTAAATTCCTTAAAGACACCAACTTCTACTGCCTTGTTAACGATACTTGCCAAACCTTCCTCTGCTATAGCAAACAGATAGGGGGAAAGAGGACCCCCTGCCTCAAACCACACTTAACTGTAATTTCACTTGTTGGGCTTCCGATTACGAGCACCGACATATTGCTTGAAAAAGTTCCAACTTTTAACCATCGCATCCACCTTTGGCCAAATCCAACTTTCTTTAAAATCCCTCTCAAATAATTCCAATCCACACAATTGTATGCTTGAGCGAAGTCCGCCTTAAATAACATACAATTTTTGTTTTCTCTATTTGCATAATCAATAACCTCTTTCG carries:
- the LOC131625335 gene encoding albumin-1-like, translated to MAYAKLSLLPLFLLATLLMFSMKKVEADLCEKFACSRSDPTCGDGCHCVLSKGAEGGRCIKKKHVAKMVEEHPDLCESHADCTRKGSGSFCAYYPKLDLKYGWCFDSNSDAEASFKNFPSSEFLKKPSEVST